A stretch of DNA from Phocoena sinus isolate mPhoSin1 chromosome 5, mPhoSin1.pri, whole genome shotgun sequence:
aAATGCAGAGTTGAAAGAGATGCTTTTCTTCTCTGAACTGGGCATTTCGCCTGCTCTAAATGCAGAACTCTGCAGCACCATGAGTCTAACCATTCACTTGTGCCAACAGACACCAGTAGTTTGTGCCTGAAAATTTTCTTACATAGTTCATCTTGAGCCTTCACAATTACCTAGCTATAGAAAGGAAATAAGATTTTGTACTGTCCTTTTTAAAGGTAGGACAAGGTTTAGACAGGTAATTATTAACAaagtttaaatgattttaatgatTTACTTCTTACTATAAACACCATATTAAACATTGGAACTTTTGTTTGAttatagaagaaacagaaatgttgACTGCTGATATGGATGCAGGTAAGTTagcattattcttttttactgGTCCTTCACTGGTTAAATTTGCATTCTAATGTCATTtgcgtgtgtgtgagtatgtACGCATATATGCAATATAATTGATTCAAGCAACAATTACCTTTGATATCAacttaaatagaaaagaataacgTAACTACTTTCCttatcatttttaagaaaaacaagcaTAAATGCTTCTTGAGAACTGCTTTGAAAATGGGTTAATTCATATGGCTagttttgaaatgaaaacaacactCTAGTCCTACAaaagatttttctatttgttatgAGATTTGTTAGGTCAGTTTTGTCAAAAACAACCAGATTTCAAGTGTGACCCCGGACatacattttgaaatagaaaaataatagatgtGAATTGAATGAACCTGCtcttttgcaatattttaaacCATGATAACAGGAGGTCTGTGAAGATCTGTCTGTTGGCCAGTTCTGCACTGAGGGCCAAATTTAATTAAAGTATTAAGTTTCTGGGAAGACAGTAATTGATAAGAGCTTTTGAGTCAGACTGACTTGTATTAAATCCTGACTCAGTTATCTGTTAGTTGTGTGACCGTAGGTGAGTAACAAGCTCAAATGCAAATTAGGAATGAAGTATCTCCCTATTTTAGGAGGTTTAAAAACTGAAGTTCATGTAAGACTCTCTTCCAATTGCCAGGCCCAAAAACtatcaacaatttttaaaaaatcaggcaaTGAGTGACAGATTTAGATCTCAAAGCTACAGATATCAGTTAGAGGGATTTCCAACAAAGGGCCCTTATTTTCTATTCAAGGTAACATTAATTTTCAGATACTACCCAAGCTGGTTTCATAGTCCTCAAATGATGGGGTCCCTCCTCTTTCAAAGGTCcaagcagaaatttaaaatttatcatcaCACTCTTCCCCCGACACAGTTCTTAGGATGGATGGGACTCCCCCCAAATTCTTTTATCCACATTTGTTCACAACTTCTCTCCCTTGAGGACCTACCTCCTTCTTGTATGTTCAAAGTAATTGAGAATgatattaattttcctttctcattcggGATGGCAGAAATTTTTGTGACATGATAAAATAGAGGGAGAGAATAAGAAGAGCATCTTCtacttttactttcttcctttgtcaTGAATTCTCTTGCAAATTCATGTCTTAAGCCTTGGTCTACCATGCCTCCCAGTGACAAACGTGCCTTGTCTGAGTGCtcacagaggaaggaaatatCATCACATGTCAAGTGGCTAAAAACACAACCCGCCTCCCAGCCCACTGATCCTGGATTGTCCAGGGGTTCCGGCACATTACCTCTCAGGGTTAATATGATGATTAAGTGAGATAAACTATATACAAAGTACTTAGCATGGGGCCTGACAGAAAGTACTCAACGTTAACATCATTAATGTTAATATTATTGAAAAGAGTCCCACATAAACGGCCTCTAGAAAGTGAAAACTATGAAAGTAAGAAGCTGGAGTTCTGCATGTGACCCCCATCCTGAACTGTCATGGTAGTAATGCCTAGGCATGTGGCTCCTCTTATCTTCCAGaggctggtaaatgtttaacccCTCAGGCAGCCTCTTTCTGCCACTAGTCCACCTTGGGCAGAACTTCAGAGAATCAAGCCACTTTTAATATTAAGCCAGAATTTTTAAACAAGGTGAATAGCACAGTTTAGCATCTAAAATAAGTTACTAATGAATCTGGCCTGTTTCATATTAGTTGTGACTCTGCTGTTTTTATGGCATAGATAATCAAGAAGTTTGCCCAGAACGTAATGGTTTCAAAATCACAATGATGCAATCTCTTCctttcttaaagaaagaaaatggataaaatcGTTTTTCCCTAAACTGTCCTGTGGAGTTAAAAACAGCGCGCACATTCGAAGGAAACGAGTCATAGGAGGAAAGCCAGCAAAAGTGGTAAACCCACCCAAAAATTTATAACGTCACTTCCCAGGAGCAGCCCAAGTTTGGAAAAATAGAGGTGGGGGTGGAATGTGGTAATTACAAGAGACTGAGAGTCTTGCCATGGAAATATCTTCGAGCCACCTGTCTGGGAGGATGGCAGTGACCACACAAATGTCTTTACAGGGAGACTTCCCATGGCAGGTGGCAATTAAGGAAGGTGAGAAAATCAACTGTGGAGGAATTTATATCGGTGGCTGTTGGATTCTGACTGCTGCACATTGTGTCAGGTAAAAAAACGTCTCCAGTAGATGTTGGATTTCCTGAAACAATGAAGTTAGGTAATAGAGATTGTGGCAGGtgataaataaaagcatatataagaaaaataattgacaaattCCACTCTATTATCTGCTAAACGCCCTCTGATATTCATGATCGAGGTCCCAGAGGCCAATTCCCCAGAACCCACTGTGTTCCCCTCACACCAAACTGTTGATCCCAGCTGGCAAGGGCAGATCAAACCTGTAGGTACCAAGTTATTTCACTTGGCTCATTTGCATGGATCAAGGTCAGCCTGGAGAACAGGTTCAGAATTCTGCCCTCAGTTATGACCTTTAGAATGAATgaagcaccatttattgagcacctcttaCAGACCAGATACTGTGTCCAGCACTTTCatgtatgttattttgttttaatattcttaacAGTCCTAAGAGGTAAATATTATTCCTCCCATTTTCTAGATAAGCAGACTGAGACTAGAAGTTACATAACTTGGCTAAAGCAACACTACAAGTCAGTTGCAGAGCCAGGGTAAAATCAAGTTCAACGTATCTGACAGTAACTTAGATGAAGGCCTGCTTAGAAAATCTGCAGGTGACCCAAAGTTGAGAGAGATAAGAAATCTGTTGAATGACACCCATAAAAATCCTCATGGATTGGAGCAATGCACCAACTCTAATTTCTTCCCTCTGAATGACCcttttctcttggcttctgtTACACaacactctcctggttttctaCCTACCTCTCTGGTCACATCTGCTCTGCCTTCTTTGCAGCTTCCTCCTCCAGTGACTGAGCATTACTGCTCCCCTGAAATACCTGAGTTCCTCAAGGTGTATCCtggcttcctcttctcttcttactTCTTCTTCCTAAAATTATCTGTACTTTAAAATACCACCATATGCTGACACAACGATATTTCCAGCCTAGACCTCTTCTCCAACCCTGACCCTACAGTACACTGACTATCTTGGCTCTATCAGAAGTCAATCAAATTCAAAAGGTCTAAGACCGAGCTCATGATATGCCCCTTCTCCCAGATATGGCCCTGACCCAGTGTTCCCTATCTCAGCAAATGACAGCACCATTCATCTAGCTACACGGGGCAGAAATCTAAAAATCTTCGCACTTCACTCCCTCAGCCCTACCATAGCTCAGCCAGTGTATCACCAACTCCAGATGGCTTCTTTAATTTCcagttatttaattctcaaaacttcTTTCCACTATTACCCTGCTCTCACCTCTCTCCTGGATTATACCAACCGATTCTGAATTGGCTTACCTGCAGTCACTCTGCCCAGCACTGCCCCCATCAACCCATTGCCTACTGTGCAGCGAGAGTAGTAGTTCCATGCCTGGTTCTGACCACTTCCCACTTAAAATTCGACGGCTTTGCATTCCTCTTGGgataaaaaactaaacaaaatgttTAACACAGTTCATTAGGCCCCAAGTGATGTGACCCCTATTTACCTTTGCCGATCTCGTCTTGCTCCACAGTGTCACTTCTTGCCCCTATTCCACCTGCTCTGGCCTTCTTTCCATTATTCAAGTGTACCTTGCTCCCTGCTGCAAAAAGACCTTCACATATGGTTTCCCATGCCTGAAAGCATCTTCCCTACCTTGCTTCCCTAGTTAGTGCTACTCGttattcagatctcagctcaatcCTCACTTCCTCAGAGAACCTTCCCCCACTCCCTAAAGTCTAACCCTCCTGATATGTTCTCAGAACCCATGTGCTGTGAGTTCCTCTCACTTTTTACAGTAGAATACATATCTTCGCTGGTGTGATTATCCACTTAATGCTGCATCCTTTCCTAGACCCTGAGTTCCATGAAAGCAGGAACTATTTCCGATTTGCTCATTTCTGCATCCCAGTggctaacacagtgcctggtaatAGTAGGTACACACTAAATCTTTGTTAAGTAAATTGAATGGATCAACAGTTAAACATTAAACAATATTCAGGACCTCTGATCCTGAAAAACAACCAAAAGGAATATGAAACACAGCATTCTTGGAACTCTAAGTTTAAATAAAAGCATCTTGAACACTCATTAGTTCCTAGGACATCACTGTTTAACTGTAAGGTGATTCCCTGAGAAAGTGATGGTAGACACCCAATTTGCTGGAAACCACGAGGTGAAAACTGATATGAAAATAGAGTGAGGCATCGGGACAGGCAATATTTAGCCCATTCACCATTTCAACCAAATTCTAAAATAGCTGCTGTGTTCCAGGTATAATACTCAACACAGGCATCTATCTATAGATGATAAGACCCTATCTTTGACTTCAGGTAGCACAAACAGGAAGAAAGGCTTGTGAGCAAATAAATACAATGCAGAGTTAGGATGAAGTCAGTTTTAAAGGTCAGAATGATGACTGCTGTGGTCTTCACCCTGGGAACCTCTGGGGTTCTGTGCTCTGACTCCCTATTTCCTCAAACACATTTCTTGCTAGACGCTCTCTGGTCTCTGCTTAAACACCTTCAGTGCCGGTGCTCTTACTTCAGAGGCAGCCAACTCATTCTACTTCTGGCATATCTGGTAGTTAGCAAGATATTTATGTCCCTAATATTGAGCAGTTAGATGAACTATTCCTCTCTTCATTTACCCGCAGACTGTAATTCTGTCCTAAGAAAATCTAATTGCACTGTTTCATGacagcaaagattaaaaaaaaaatccgggAAAATGAAAAACTTCCTTAAAAAGGGAGAATTTAAAGATGAAGCATCAGAAGTCCaatttatagttgtttttttctcaatatatttatttcctttttcctttctgttacaGAATCAGCAGAATTCGTCGTTACCAAATATGGACATCATTTACAGACTTGTTAAGACCTGACTCTCAGATAGCTGTTCAGTCGGTAAATCAAATTATTATCCACGATAAGTACAATGGAGCCACCTACCAAAATGACATAGCTTTgattgaaatgaaaaaacactCAAGCCGAAAAGAATGTGTGTTGCCTCATTCCATCCCTGCCTGTGTCCCCTGGTCTCCCTATCTATTTCAACCTAATGATAAATGCATCGTTTCTGGCTGGGGTCGAGAAAAAGGTATGTTTTACAGTTTGTTAATCAGAATCCAGGGGCTGAAAAATGAATAGGAATAGAAATGCATAGGAGCTAATCTCCTAGTGTCCAGAGAGAAACATTGCATTAAATCCAGAAAAGTGAATGTCCAGCCAAGGCCAGCTCATGGGCATAGGACCTGTGTGGTTGCCCATGGGCTCTGGGCACCAAAGACACTTGTGCTTGGTGTACTGCTGTATTGTCACCATCAAGAAATCCTTAATAAATTTTGCAGGGGCCCCACctcacattttcaattttcacTTGGTTCTGCAAATTATGTAATTGATCCTGACCTAGAGTTTCAAAGGATACCTATACTCTGTGATATAGAACATACATTGAGGGGTAACcattcaccaagaaaaaaatagagtgaCGGGGGACATATAGCATGGGCTTTCTGGATTTGTTGGAATGATATGGATGAAAGATAAAAAGCTTTTCAAAGGGATAATCATAGTATATGCTGAGTCAGTGATCCCACAACCCTTCAGCTCTCTCCGCTGCCCTCACCTATTCTCCATGCCTCACACCTCCACATcccacaaagagaaagagaatatgaAGAATTCATTCTTTGAGCTTCTAAGAAGACTTGAGGTGAAAATTCATATGAATAAGAGATGTAGACCCTTAGGGACAAATTATTAGGAAGACATGCTAAATTGGAGATAGATTAGAATTAATTTAGGCCATGCTTTTCCCTTCTTCTCGAAGTCAGCCTAGAAATTTAGCTTCCTTTCGACCTCTTAAACTCTTTGTAAATAACTTCACTGCATTAGTCTAATAGACTCCTATTCCAACACATTCTTTATAATTGTCatattgaaaagtataaaatatgcaTGTAAATGAACCTGGATTTGTGGTATGTTTGAATACCCAAGATTtacaaaatactaaaattttattAGTAATTAATTCATCCAGAAACTATTATGTCCTTATattcgttcttttttttaattaaattttttattggagtatagttgatttacaatgttgtgtgaatttctgccatacagcaaagtgaatcagttatacatatacatatatccactcttcttttagattctattcctatataggtcatcacagagtattgaatagaatTCTCTGTGTTATATAttaggttcttgttagttatctattttatatataatagactTTATATGTCTACTATgtcatatgtcaatcccaatctcccaatttatcccctccttcccctttccccttggtaaccataagtttgttttctacatctgtgactcaattactgttttgtaaataggttcatttgtaccatttttttacattccacatataagcaatatcatgtgatatttgtctttgtctgacttacttcactcagtatgacaatctctaggtccatccatgttgctacaaatgacattatttcattctttttatgactgagtaatattccattgtatatatgtaccacatcttctttatccattcctctgtctatggacatttaggttgcttccatgtcctggctattgtaaataatgctacaatgaacactggagtgcttGTAAAaattcgaattatggttttcttcagatatgcctaggagtggaattgctggatcatatggtagctctatttttcgtttttcttaaggaacctccatgctgttctccatagtggctgtcccAATTtttattctcaccaacagtgcaaaagggctcccttttctccacaccctctccagcatttgttgtttgtagattttttgatgatagccattctaaccgatgtaaggtgatacctcattgtagtttcaatttacatttctctgataattagtgatattgagcgtcttctcatgtgcctcttggctgtttgtttttttaatatcaacattttaatattttatgttattttattttggctgcaccttgcggcttgtgggatctcagttccccaaccagggattgaaccccagccttTGGCAGTgacagcacagagtcctaaccgctggacagccagggaattccgtgttctgttttttaaaaacttttattatgtACATTCACATGTACTcacaaaagaagagataaaagtaAAATAGACCTACCTTTCCTCATGCAGCTTTCACAGTTATCAACATTCCACCATTCTTGTTTTAGCTCCCTGAATTGATCACAATCACAATCGGATAATTAGGAAAGTTTATTCGTAAAGGAGTTAATAATAAAGATGTAGGTGGGAGGTTGGGGAACCACAAGGGCTATGCAGGAACCCAGGACTAACAGTACCAGAACTGAGACCTTTCCTGTATCTGAAGGTATAAGGTGAAGGAGAAGTtaccagaaggagaaagagtCTTAGGTAAAGCAGGCTACCTTGAGAGAAGTAATGACCTTGGGTTGAAGGTTATAGCCAGCCCCAATCTCActatcctctctccttccctccttcccttctgctgGAGTCCTCTGCTGGAAACCAGAGGTGAAGGCATTCCTATCGAGGCAATCCCTCCAGCTCAGGCTctcagggcagagggcagggcatTGAAGGGTGGAGAAAGGATCCGAAAGACAAATCAGGAGCTTTTCAACATATTCCCCCACATGCACTTACTTTTTCCTGGAGCATATCAAATCAAATCCCAGCTATCATGTAATTTTTACCCATGAATGCTCCAGTATACATCTTTACCAGGTAaggacttcaaaaacaaaaacaaaaccacaacaccCTTCatactcaacaaaataaaaatgattccaTAATATCGTCTAATAACCAGCTGTGTTGAATGTGCCTTAATTATTTACAAAAGATTTTTACAATCAGATTATTTCCATTGGGATCCAAACAGTGTCCACACATTGCATTCAGTGgctatttttcttaaatctcttttaatctagaacagttacctcttcctttcatttaaaacgtatttattttaaatgaaactgggtcattctTATTTTAGAATTTCCACACCTTGAGTTGGGATGATTGTATCCTTGATGTGACATTTAACATGTGCTTCTATTCCATGTATTTTCTATAAACTAGTAGAGATATTCTTATgcactgatttatttattaatcaaatgtgattcaacacatttattgagccctttctGTGAGTGCAAGATAGTAAGGCTAAAGTGCTAAGATCTCACTGATGAAAAATATGGACCCAGCCAACAAACAAGAGATGCTGAGGCTACAAAGTGGGATGGCGAAGGCCAGCTCTCAAGGGACTTACAGTACAGAGGCGCCATCAGATGTGAATGCCACCACCAGACAGCAGAACGTGACAGAGGCTTCAAGAAACATACAAAACAAGAGTTCAGGGGAGGAAGCAATCTCCCGATTCTTAAAAATCTCTCACATGTTACAAGAGCTCCCAGTTTTTGAAGGCTTATCCTGAGTTAGGggaaataataaattacaaatttttgAAAAGCTGTTATCCTGAATAGGGTAGTCATATTAAGACTAACTTGAAGTAggacttgaaggagaaaaaaactctTTCCTGATTTGCTACAtacattggtggatttgtttcttcctctgcttcccagAAGAGAAGAATATTAGTCCTACAGTTAACTACTACGTGCTCAATACACTGCTAGGGTCTGTGGCGGTGTCCTCTCAGGACAAGCAAGAGGTCTCTGTCCCCAGGTAGTTTAGAGATTAATTGAGGAGCCACGTCATTTGGCATAAAATATTTAGTGTATAATAGGATTACTGAGTTCCtgcattacataaatatttattaagtaactGATTTGTGCTAGCATGAGGCTGGGTGCTGGTGCAGCAGTGAATGAATCGGGCCTAGCCCCTGCCCTCTTAGAGCACATAAAAGTTGCTGCAAgctgggagaaaggaagaggggagaCAGGGCAAAAATTTACTCCTTGTACCTGAGACATCTCACCCTGTGTTCTTAGGTTGTTGTCGTCTTCCCTGGACTGTCAATCAGCAACAGCACCTGGTCCTTGTCTTTCCTTGGACCAAGTTCAAGTCCCAAATCTGTGacttaaaaggaaaggaaatcctaAATCCTCTTTCAATCACTTTCAGATCGTTTAGGAGATAGAGTTCCTCACAGAAGCAAAAACACATAGATACTGGTAACTTCATATGTATTTCCTTCATCTTAAATTCTTATATTAAAATGTTGTTTGCACTCTAACAAGCCCTTTCAAGGAAATAAGGGACTATAAGAAGACAGACGCTATTTACATAAGCTGATAACAGATTCCTAGCcatcccccagccctgccactggaCTCAGTGATCAGAATGGAATAGTCTATCCTATTCATCTCACAGTACCCAGGCCAGACGTTCAATAATGCCCCTTGACTATTTTTAGAAAGACAGTTCTAGAAACTGGGGATACCATCAGTTGTATGACTAAGTTTGCTAATCAATTATCCTCAAAAGTTTACATATGTATTAacgaaaatatatattcttatatgttCCTTATGGTTTACTTAATTATGAAAGTAAATACTTAAGAGTTCTCATTTGTAACTTCAAAATGTCtacttgttttctctgtttaGATAACAAAAAAGTCTATTCACTTAAGTGGGGTGAAGTTCACCTAATAGCAAACTGCTCTAAGTTCTACCCAGGTCGctactttgaaaaagaaatggagtgtGCAGGTAAGCACTGAGTGGCTTCTCAGAAATGTCTCTATACTCACTAACCAAACATGTTTTTCCTCCCCACTGAGTCACCCCCTTTATCTGGGCCTCCAACTCTTTCCTTTGGTCTCTGGCTCTTGCATCATCAAACATTTTCAGCCCCTTTCCCTCAGCTCAAGTTCCACAATCTGATACCAAGAGGAAAAATCTTCCTTAAGCCATTATGCAGCAGTCTAGCAAGGTGAttaagagcacagcctctggaaccagactgcctgggtttacaTTCCGGTTTTTACCAATTACTacatgtgtgaccttgagcaagtttcctcacctgcaaccttgctgatcttaatagatgaggaaagtgagatgCAGAGCAGCTATATAAGTTGCCCAAGTCTTACAGACAACAAGTGGTATATTCGGGATCAAAACCCAGACTTCTAAGTAAAAATCCAAATGATCTCATTTCAAATGCATCCAGTTGGAAGTAAATTCTCCCTCCTCGGAAATCCCTTTATGCTTCCCACAATACCTTCCACGCTCTCCTTGAAGATCACAGGGATTCTACTGCTACTACCTAACACAACTACAGCAGTCCCTACTTTTGTTGGTGACCCAAAGGCAGGGCACCAGCCAGAGTAGTGCATTTAGGACACTTTATTGAAACCATTTATAAATAGTGGGTTATAGAAAAAGGCAGAGTTATTGACCTTCTATAACTTTTTGGATACAGTGATTTAAAATCTCAGAAAGTCATAAGAGTGAGAAGAAAGTAAACAGGCCATTTCCTGTGCCCTCCCATCTTAAAATGGAGTTCAGGATTACAGAGGACAAAAGGAGAGAATAGCACAAAATCTACCAAGGGGCAATAGCACAGTTAAGAGGACAAGCTCCGAGGtctggctgcctgggttcaagtccaggctctgccacttattagctgtatgaccttagacaagttagttaacttctctgtgtcttgtCTCAtcttaaaatagggataataatgatACTtctctcatagggttgtggtgagaTTTAAAACAATGAATGACTAATACATATTAAGCACTCAATGATCACTAggtatttctattattttcccaCTCAGCCTTTGAAGCTACTTTCAGATTGCTATCTCATCATAGTATATGCTTCCACAAAgtagaggaaggagggggagccCTTGCTAAACTTGGAGAATGAATAGAAGACACAGCATTTCCCAACCTGCATCTCTACAAGTCCGTGGGCCCGCTCTGTAAGGGAGCGCACGTGTTATTGCCTGTTAGGCAAGTGTAAGAAAGTCAGTGTCAGTACAGGTATTGGTGGAAAAGGCAGGAAGTCGGCATGGCAGCCTTGACAAATGGAAGTAaatgtgtgattttctttttccttggtcTTTCTCAGGTACAGATGATGGTTCTATTGATGCCTGTAAAGGGGACTCTGGAGGCCCCTTAGTCTGTAAGGACGCCAACAATGTGACTTATGTTTGGGGTGTTGTGAGTTGGGGTGAGAACTGCGGAAATTCAGAGTTCCCAGGCGTTTACACAAAAGTGGCCAATTATTTTGACTGGATTAGTCTTCATGTAGGAAGGTCTCGTATTTCTCAGCACAATGTATAAAAAACTGTGCTCTCTTCTTTCTACTCTTTTTCTCTCAGGAGTTACATTTTAATTGAAATGATACTGCATAAGTAGTActtcttcaaggaaaaaaaataaaggcaattttattggacatttttttaaaggtctcTACAAAGTTTATGCCATTTTGGAATTCTGTTCAAttctcaaataaaaattctagtcaagcatacatattttatttattagaaaacgtgattgggcttccctggtggcgcagtggttgagagtccgcctgccgatgcaggggacacgggttcgtgccctggtaggggaagatcccacatgccgcggagtgcctgggcctgtgagccatggccactgagcctgcgcgtccggagcctgtgctccgcaacgggagaggccacaacagtgagaggcctgcgtaccgcaaaaaaaacccacaaaaaaacaaaacacagcctagggacttccctggtggcacagtggttaagaatccgcctgccaatgcaggggacacgggtttgagccctggcccaggaagatcccacatgctgcggagcaactaagcccgtgcgccacaactactgagcctgagctctaaagcccgcgagtcacaactactgaaggctgcgtgcctagagcccgtgctcctcgacaagagaagccaccgcaatgagaaccccgcgcacctcaacgaagagtagaccccactcaccacagttagagaaagcccacgtgcagcaactaagacccaacacagccaaaaataaataaataaataaatttaaaaacacagccTAGTTGCAGCCACCCATAAGTTCCCATTCCAAGGCATTTAATCGTTCAGACAAGAATCAGCA
This window harbors:
- the CFI gene encoding complement factor I isoform X2 is translated as MGTTRGALDTQSRDRHINPTECLHVRCRGFETSLAECTFTKGLTNSSEGLAGVVCYTGSEVSPTNDSFQCVNGKHIPQKKACDGVNDCGDQSDELCCKECRGESFFCKSGVCIPKQYKCNGEVDCITGEDEIGCEGTGHPEIKGALHMAQEETEMLTADMDAERKWIKSFFPKLSCGVKNSAHIRRKRVIGGKPAKVGDFPWQVAIKEGEKINCGGIYIGGCWILTAAHCVRISRIRRYQIWTSFTDLLRPDSQIAVQSVNQIIIHDKYNGATYQNDIALIEMKKHSSRKECVLPHSIPACVPWSPYLFQPNDKCIVSGWGREKDNKKVYSLKWGEVHLIANCSKFYPGRYFEKEMECAGTDDGSIDACKGDSGGPLVCKDANNVTYVWGVVSWGENCGNSEFPGVYTKVANYFDWISLHVGRSRISQHNV